The Deinococcus malanensis DNA segment GGATTCACGTCGCCAAGCACAATCACGCTGCCGGGGTACTCGCCACGGAAACCGGCACGGACCGTGTGCGGCACGATCTGTGTGCGGGAACTGACCACCAGGGTGCCAGGAGTAACTTCACTGGCCGGACCCGGCACGGTCACCCGTGGCGCCCGGATGCGTCCAGGGGTGCCGCCTGCCGCACGGATAGCCTGAAGTGCAGCTTCCAGGGCACCTGGGTCGGTGTCGCCCTGCACTTCGAGGGTGACGTGTGAGGCCAGCAACTCGGTACGGACTGACAGCAACTCGGTCACACTTTCAGCGGTATCACCCGGTTCGAGTAGGAGATTCAGACCACCCAGTGTGCCGCGCAGCTTCATGAACCTCACTGTAGCGTCACCTGCCGTCTCCCGGACCATGCCAGACAGGGGTGAAGAAATGATGCGTAAACAGTGGCCTGGGTCATGGTGTAAACTGCCAGTCATGCCTTTTGAGGAGATTACCCTTGGTGCAGCTTGATTCCGGTGCGGTCGCAGAGGGCCGTATCACGCGCGTAACAGACTTTGGCGCGTTTATTCAGTTCGAGAACGGCGAGACGGGCCTGGTGCACATCTCGCAGATTGCCCATTCGTTTGTGCGTAACATCCACGACCACGTTCGCGAAGGCGAGACGGTGGAAGTCAAGGTGCTTGGCCGCGACGAACGGGGCCGTCTCGACCTGTCGATCAAGGAACTCCTTGAAGAGCCCGAGGAAATTCCGCGTCCGCGTGCGATTGGGCGTCAGAGCCCTCAGTTTGAGGCCAAACTGCGCTCCTTTATGCGCGACGCCAAAGAACGCACCACTGCTGGGGGCGGCAAGAAACCGGCCACCAAGCGCAAGAAGTAAGCAGCCCCCAACAGCACCCGGACGCTTGCGCCGGGTGCGTTTTTCTGGCATATGGGGGGAGCGTCAAGGCCGGGGAGCCGTTTTTAACCGTCACGTAACCCGCGCCCGCCACACTGCTCAGCATGAAACGCTCCCTCTCGCTGCTGCTTGTTACTGGTGCCCTTGCCCTGGGATCTTTCGTGGGGTATCAGGCCAACGAACGTCAGAACAGTCCTGCGCAGACCGCATCAGTCACCACGGGCACGTCGCCGCAGGGCCAGATGGTGCCGGCAGCAAGCCGGCAGGCTCCCTTCGACCAGACCCGTGCCCGTACCGAGTCCGAAACCAACACCGTACAGGTCGTCAAGGACCGCCAGGACGGACTGGTGTACATCAGCGTCACCGAAAGCAGCACGGGAAGCGAGCAGGCTCAGCTTCGTCAGCGTCTGCAAGAGCAGTTCGGCCTGCCGGACCTTCCTGGGGGGGACGG contains these protein-coding regions:
- a CDS encoding septum site-determining protein MinC, producing the protein MKLRGTLGGLNLLLEPGDTAESVTELLSVRTELLASHVTLEVQGDTDPGALEAALQAIRAAGGTPGRIRAPRVTVPGPASEVTPGTLVVSSRTQIVPHTVRAGFRGEYPGSVIVLGDVNPGAEIVASGDVIVVGALRGIAHAGQGGHAKAIVWARPIASTQIRIGDAVARAPEGSSLSNMRRAEGPPVAEIARLHDGQIVIDVQK
- a CDS encoding S1 RNA-binding domain-containing protein — its product is MVQLDSGAVAEGRITRVTDFGAFIQFENGETGLVHISQIAHSFVRNIHDHVREGETVEVKVLGRDERGRLDLSIKELLEEPEEIPRPRAIGRQSPQFEAKLRSFMRDAKERTTAGGGKKPATKRKK